One window of the Thermodesulfovibrionales bacterium genome contains the following:
- a CDS encoding NYN domain-containing protein, which yields MPLKIIIDGYNLMGIYHKDLEKEREILINKLIKYSQLRKHQILIIFDGHKSENRTRKLINRGSVKILYTACGESADEFIYSFLQSLKDEWVVVSSDRSIQKEAWASRAIPLRAEDFERILERYLKDERAVEYNCEVPEKEDHYEDRKKSVHLSKKEKVLLRIMKKL from the coding sequence ATGCCACTTAAAATTATTATAGATGGCTACAACCTGATGGGTATCTATCACAAAGACCTCGAGAAAGAGCGAGAAATCCTTATTAACAAGCTTATCAAATACTCCCAATTAAGGAAACACCAGATATTAATTATTTTTGATGGTCATAAATCGGAAAACAGAACAAGAAAGCTCATAAACAGAGGGAGCGTTAAAATCCTTTACACTGCTTGCGGAGAAAGTGCAGACGAATTCATATATTCTTTTCTCCAGAGTTTGAAGGATGAATGGGTTGTTGTGAGCTCAGACAGGTCCATCCAGAAGGAAGCATGGGCCAGTAGAGCCATACCCCTAAGGGCAGAGGATTTTGAAAGGATACTCGAGAGATATCTCAAAGATGAAAGAGCGGTTGAATATAATTGTGAAGTTCCTGAAAAAGAAGACCATTATGAAGATAGAAAGAAATCCGTCCATCTATCTAAAAAGGAGAAGGTTCTTCTCAGAATAATGAAGAAGTTATGA
- a CDS encoding phosphatase PAP2 family protein: MKKIYLRPPEYLTLIFTGFLLVLILIFINQIDRPFYLFTVYLTVMTVQFIRFPVRGWDIAMPFVSVVLLFDSLGYVVHPVNPVDIDPLLLKLDYILTGTYPTVSLQRFTNPLLTEIMQLAYTSYYFIPVVLGIFLKAKKGDEEFQEALFLVLLCFYLSYTGYILFPALGPRFYISHLHTVPLEGLLLMESIHELLNKLEGIKRDAFPSGHTAVALLCLILSYRVSKKFFFFLLPVVVLLIISTVYLRYHYVVDVIAGMMLTIIVLIAGPKLYRLMKGHETPYSNNRR; this comes from the coding sequence ATGAAAAAAATTTATCTGAGACCTCCAGAGTATTTAACATTAATATTTACCGGCTTTCTTCTTGTTCTAATACTTATATTTATAAATCAAATAGACAGACCTTTCTACCTCTTCACTGTATATCTCACAGTTATGACTGTTCAGTTTATAAGATTCCCTGTAAGAGGCTGGGATATAGCCATGCCCTTTGTAAGTGTTGTTCTTCTTTTTGATAGCCTTGGATATGTGGTCCATCCCGTAAATCCTGTTGATATAGATCCCCTGCTTTTAAAACTTGATTATATACTTACAGGAACATATCCAACAGTGAGCCTGCAGAGATTTACTAATCCTTTATTAACAGAGATAATGCAGCTTGCCTACACATCTTATTATTTTATACCTGTTGTCCTGGGCATATTCTTAAAGGCTAAAAAGGGGGATGAAGAATTTCAGGAGGCTTTATTTCTGGTACTTCTCTGTTTCTATCTCTCCTATACTGGATACATCCTCTTTCCTGCCCTGGGACCGAGATTTTACATAAGCCATCTCCACACAGTGCCACTTGAGGGTCTCCTTCTCATGGAGTCTATCCATGAGCTTCTTAATAAACTTGAAGGTATTAAGCGAGATGCCTTTCCGAGTGGACATACCGCCGTAGCCCTTCTCTGTCTTATTCTCTCTTATAGGGTGAGCAAAAAATTCTTCTTCTTTCTTTTACCTGTTGTGGTCTTACTTATAATTTCAACTGTCTATTTGAGGTATCACTATGTTGTTGATGTAATAGCTGGAATGATGCTCACAATAATTGTCCTTATAGCAGGACCTAAGCTTTATAGATTAATGAAAGGTCATGAAACCCCATATTCTAATAATAGAAGATGA
- a CDS encoding response regulator transcription factor, with amino-acid sequence MKPHILIIEDEAKIAEILRLYLEKEGFRVTHALTGAEGLNFIKEEQPDLIILDLILPDIDGEELCKDLKRHYDIPVIMLTAKSSEDEKVRGFDAGADDYVVKPFGPKELIARIKARLRKIKKTERLSFNKGELIIDTKNHEVFIKNRPVTLTNTEFRILLLLAGRPGQIFTREDIISAVFGYDFEGYDRTVDVHIKNIRQKIEVDHRRPQFLKTVYGTGYKFAGIPDED; translated from the coding sequence ATGAAACCCCATATTCTAATAATAGAAGATGAAGCAAAGATTGCAGAGATTCTGAGACTCTATCTTGAAAAAGAGGGATTCAGGGTAACCCATGCCTTAACAGGTGCTGAGGGACTCAATTTTATCAAAGAAGAACAGCCAGACCTGATAATCCTTGACCTGATCCTTCCTGACATAGATGGCGAAGAACTCTGTAAAGATCTGAAAAGACACTATGACATACCTGTTATAATGCTGACAGCAAAATCCTCTGAGGATGAAAAAGTAAGGGGGTTCGATGCCGGTGCTGATGATTATGTTGTTAAACCCTTTGGACCGAAGGAATTGATAGCAAGAATAAAGGCCCGGCTCAGGAAGATTAAAAAAACAGAGAGATTAAGTTTTAATAAAGGTGAGCTTATAATCGACACAAAAAATCATGAGGTCTTCATAAAAAACAGACCTGTAACCCTGACAAATACAGAATTCAGGATATTGCTTTTACTGGCAGGCCGTCCCGGTCAGATATTTACAAGGGAGGATATAATAAGTGCTGTATTCGGATACGATTTTGAAGGTTATGACAGGACCGTTGATGTTCATATTAAAAATATCAGACAGAAGATAGAAGTTGATCACCGAAGGCCTCAGTTTCTGAAGACCGTTTACGGCACAGGTTATAAGTTTGCAGGTATTCCAGATGAAGATTAA
- a CDS encoding HAMP domain-containing histidine kinase — MKIKLFIAFSGIIFIGFVINIIFASLIYRDFVAYSDSLRKDQLGWVRSSIETAYDKGEWNHQTLLDSLHWGLMLGFYIRVYDLNGREIINSEKILNHLHPEMKKRMEETIDLKKFHGEEIIFDLHPSESDQGLSGHKAITGRLVVRSLAPWGIARLKEEAFKKKMIIFSGGSIIFVTIASLFTAYLLSHFISRPFIKLREITDRLRDGDLKARIEIKGKDEVSALAESFNRMAERLQKEDELRRHLSSQLTHELRTPLTVISANIEAMKDNIIEQERALKNIEPEIERLRALIEGMEEVVKAEASLFTTLNPAEIELYDFIKDRVKGLEQEFSKKGLYLRVKGEPLVVRTDPEKLTIIIRNLLKNSLRFTEKGGVIILIKDKEGKAEITVSDTGRGIEPSRLPFIFKRFYRDEASPGLGIGLSIVDGLVRLLGGTIEVKSVPGEGTSFRILLRDLK, encoded by the coding sequence ATGAAGATTAAGCTATTTATTGCCTTTTCAGGAATTATCTTTATAGGCTTTGTGATAAACATAATCTTTGCCTCTCTTATCTACAGGGATTTTGTCGCCTATTCCGATTCTCTGAGGAAAGACCAGCTCGGATGGGTCAGGTCATCCATCGAGACAGCCTATGATAAGGGAGAGTGGAACCATCAAACACTCCTTGACTCCCTTCACTGGGGGCTGATGCTCGGATTTTATATAAGAGTATATGATCTTAATGGCAGAGAGATTATAAATTCAGAAAAGATTCTTAATCATCTTCATCCCGAGATGAAAAAAAGGATGGAGGAGACGATTGACCTTAAAAAATTTCATGGTGAAGAAATAATCTTTGACCTTCACCCTTCTGAGAGCGATCAGGGTCTTTCCGGTCATAAAGCAATCACGGGAAGACTTGTGGTAAGGAGCCTTGCTCCCTGGGGAATTGCTAGACTCAAGGAAGAGGCCTTTAAGAAAAAGATGATCATATTTTCAGGTGGATCAATTATCTTTGTTACCATTGCCTCCCTTTTTACAGCCTATCTTTTGAGCCACTTCATCTCAAGGCCATTCATAAAACTCAGAGAGATAACAGATAGACTGAGAGACGGTGATCTAAAAGCCAGGATTGAGATAAAAGGAAAGGATGAGGTCTCGGCACTTGCAGAATCCTTTAACAGAATGGCCGAGAGACTTCAGAAGGAAGATGAGCTAAGAAGACATCTCAGTTCCCAGCTTACTCATGAACTGAGGACGCCGCTGACAGTCATCAGCGCCAATATAGAGGCAATGAAGGATAATATTATTGAACAAGAAAGGGCCCTCAAAAACATAGAGCCAGAAATTGAAAGACTCAGAGCTTTAATTGAGGGAATGGAGGAGGTTGTAAAGGCTGAGGCATCCCTTTTCACAACCCTTAATCCTGCAGAGATAGAATTATATGACTTCATTAAAGACAGAGTGAAAGGTCTTGAGCAGGAATTCAGTAAAAAGGGACTTTATCTCAGGGTAAAAGGTGAACCATTAGTGGTAAGAACAGATCCCGAAAAGCTCACAATTATAATAAGAAATCTGCTTAAGAATAGCCTCAGGTTTACCGAAAAAGGCGGGGTTATCATCCTTATTAAGGATAAGGAAGGTAAAGCAGAAATTACAGTCTCTGACACAGGAAGAGGAATCGAACCATCACGACTGCCTTTTATCTTTAAAAGGTTCTACAGGGATGAAGCCTCACCTGGACTCGGCATAGGACTTAGCATTGTTGATGGTCTCGTGAGACTTCTTGGTGGAACGATTGAGGTAAAAAGCGTACCGGGCGAGGGAACCAGCTTCAGGATATTGCTGAGGGATCTAAAGTAA